One stretch of Corvus hawaiiensis isolate bCorHaw1 chromosome 1, bCorHaw1.pri.cur, whole genome shotgun sequence DNA includes these proteins:
- the LOC125324522 gene encoding prostatic acid phosphatase-like, with the protein MGVIWLPNPSRILCFSFHIILILLQQTTAARELKFVVVVFRHGDRTPIVNFPTDLHKESEWPQGFGQLTKIGMQQLFELGQYMRERYSSFLNSTYNRQEFYIQSTDYDRTIMSAQSYLSGLFPPTSSQIWNPELLWQPIPVHIFQKSAEQRLNFPLPNCPRFDELQQETQTSKEFQNRIQPYMGFLQTMAVNTGLELNHLKILDNFQLWNTYDTLLCEGIHNYTLPVWATKDVIDKMEKLAELSLLSLFGVYKTEEKSRLQGGVLVNIILNSIKQAVNSSKPRKMEVYSAHDTTLGALQIALNIFNGKLPPYAACQFFELYQESNGQYSIEMHYRNDTSKDPYLLTLPGCTSSCPLEKFAELVSPVITENWSKECGKKDKMKDIFIGFNVAVGLLSIFNLVLLYLLYHYGQCRHRNNYQDI; encoded by the exons GTTTTCCGACATGGTGACCGAACGCCAATTGTAAACTTTCCAACTGATCTACACAAAGAAAGCGAATGGCCCCAGGGGTTTGGACAGCTCACCAAG ATTGGAATGCAGCAGCTATTTGAACTTGGACAGTACATGAGGGAAAGATATTCCAGCTTCTTGAACAGCACATACAACCGGCAAGAG ttttacatCCAAAGTACAGATTATGATCGCACCATTATGAGTGCCCAGTCATACCTTTCCGGCCTCTTTCCACCAACTAGCAGCCAAATTTGGAACCCTGAGCTTCTCTGGCAACCCATTCcagttcatatttttcaaaaatcagCAGAGCAG AGGCTGAATTTTCCTCTGCCCAACTGTCCCCGTTTTGATGAACTTCAGCAAGAAACACAAACATCTAAAGAATTTCAAAATAGAATACAACCATACATg GGTTTTTTACAAACAATGGCCGTTAACACAGGGCTTGAACTAAACCATCTTAAAATACTGGACAATTTCCAGCTCTGGAATACATATGATACTCTACTTTGTGAG GGTATTCACAATTACACTCTCCCTGTATGGGCCACCAAAGATGTAATTGACAAGATGGAAAAACTGGCAGAATTGTCCTTACTCTCATTATTTGGGGTTtataaaacagaagagaaatcaCGACTACAAGGAG GTGTCCttgtgaatattattttaaacagtATTAAACAAGCTGTCAATTcttcaaaaccaagaaaaatggAGGTCTACTCTGCA CATGACACCACACTTGGGGCCCTCCAGATTGCTCTCAATATTTTCAATGGAAAACTGCCACCATATGCTGCTTGCCAGTTTTTTGAACTCTACCAAGAAAGCAATGG GCAATATAGCATCGAAATGCATTATCGGAACGACACTTCAAAGGATCCTTATCTCCTCACTTTGCCAGGGTGCACCTCTTCTTGTCCACTTGAGAAGTTTGCTGAACTAGTTTCTCCTGTGATTACAGAAAACTGGTCAAAAGAATGtgggaagaaagacaaaatgaaag ATATTTTCATTGGATTTAATGTTGCTGTTGGCTTGTTGTCCATTTTTAACCTTGTACTGCTCTACCTCCTTTATCATTATGGACAATGCAGGCACAGAAACAATTACCAAGACATTTAA